A single genomic interval of Camelina sativa cultivar DH55 chromosome 11, Cs, whole genome shotgun sequence harbors:
- the LOC104723364 gene encoding 60S ribosomal protein L15-1 gives MGAYKYVSELWRKKQSDVMRFLQRVRCWEYRQQPSIVRLVRPTRPDKARRLGYKAKQGFVVYRVRVRRGGRKRPVPKGIVYGKPTNQGVTQLKFQRSKRSVAEERAGRKLGGLRVVNSYWLNEDSTYKYYEIILVDPAHNAVRNDPRINWICNPVHKHRELRGLTSEGKKNRGLRGKGHNNHKNRPSRRATWKKNNSLVLRRYR, from the exons ATGG GTGCGTACAAATACGTGTCGGAGCTATGGAGGAAGAAGCAGTCGGATGTGATGAGGTTTCTGCAGAGGGTTAGGTGCTGGGAGTATCGCCAGCAGCCTTCAATCGTTCGTCTTGTTCGTCCCACTCGTCCCGACAAAGCTCGTCGTCTCGGCTACAAGGCCAAGCAG GGATTTGTTGTCTACCGTGTTCGTGTCAGACGTGGTGGTCGCAAGAGGCCAGTGCCTAAGGGTATTGTCTATGGTAAACCCACCAACCAGGGAGTAACACAGCTCAAGTTCCAGCGTAGTAAGAGATCTGTTGCTGAGGAACGTGCTGGTCGCAAATTGGGTGGCCTTAGGGTCGTTAACTCCTACTGGCTCAATGAG GACTCTACCTACAAGTACTACGAGATTATCCTTGTAGACCCCGCACACAATGCTGTCCGAAATGATCCAAGGATCAACTGGATCTGCAACCCCGTGCACAAGCATAGAGAACTCAGAGGGCTCACCTCAGAAGGAAAGAAGAATCGTGGTCTTCGTGGAAAGGGTCACAACAACCACAAGAACCGTCCTTCTCGCAGGGCTACCTGGAAGAAGAACAACAGTTTGGTTCTTCGCCGTTACCGGTGA